Proteins encoded within one genomic window of Hermetia illucens chromosome 2, iHerIll2.2.curated.20191125, whole genome shotgun sequence:
- the LOC119649895 gene encoding transcription initiation factor TFIID subunit 6 isoform X2 yields MGDPDMLYGTTLSAESIKVIAESIGVGSLPDDGAKELAEDVSYKLKKIVQDAAKFMHHAKRSKLNIADIDAALKVRNIEPQYGFTSNDFIPFRFASGGGRELHFIEEKEIDLSEIIQGAPPKIPLEVTLRAHWLCVDGIQPTVPENPPPLSKESQALDSVNPVVKLEQGMTKDTAGKPATGKLHKLKNVETVHVKQLATHELSVEQQLYYKEITEACVGSDEPRRGEALQSLATDPGLHEMLPRMCTFIAEGVKVNVVQNNLALLIYLMRMVKALLDNPALYLEKYLHELIPSVSTCIVSKQLCMRPELDNHWALRDFAARLMWQICKNFNTSTNNLQTRVTRIFSTALQNEKTPLSSLYGAIAGLSELGSEVIKVFIIPRLKSISDRIESHLQGTALSNTDKIAAGHIRAMLQKCCAPVLKTIRNPPDIVEEYKRDYGFLGPTLHQAVVKARNAPQVIPSTSINSISNNSAVTIVNAPIAAAATASTLNRNQGPLISSRAGSISAQTISPQIQRQVSQTQNQPGQQQKYVIVTQRPSTPQSGLQQSQMSSGLQQNGSNPIKFQHSTSLQGSASTVYCNTSSVEQVGPPELDDLSHLE; encoded by the exons ATGGGTGATCCTGACATGTTATACGGTACAACACTATCTGCAGAATCGATAAAAGTGATAGCTGAGAGCATTGGCGTTGGATCCTTACCAGATGATGGAGCCAAAGAACTAGCCGAGGATGTCTCATATAAACTAAAGAAAATTGTCCAAGACGCTGCTAAATTCATGCATCACGCGAAACGTTCAAAACTAAATATTGCTGATATCGATGCAGCGCTTAAGGTCCGTAATATCGAACCCCAGTACGGTTTCACCTCAAACGACTTCATCCCATTCCGATTCGCATCTGGTGGTGGCCGCGAACTGCACTTTATTGAAGAGAAGGAAATTGATTTGAGTGAAATCATCCAAGGAGCACCTCCGAAGATCCCTTTAGAAGTTACGCTACGTGCTCATTGGCTTTGTGTAGATGGCATTCAACCCACAGTGCCCGAAAACCCGCCACCTCTGTCGAAGGAGTCACAAGCTCTGGACTCTGTCAATCCAGTCGTGAAACTCGAACAAGGAATGACTAAGGATACGGCCGGCAAACCGGCGACCGGAAAGCTCCACAAATTGAAGAATGTGGAAACGGTTCATGTGAAACAGTTGGCGACACACGAACTTTCCGTCGAGCAACAGTTGTACTACAAGGAAATCACGGAAGCGTGCGTAGGGTCGGACGAGCCGCGAAGGGGCGAAGCACTGCAG TCACTGGCTACCGATCCGGGTCTGCACGAAATGCTGCCAAGAATGTGCACTTTTATCGCGGAAGGTGTGAAGGTGAACGTCGTGCAAAACAATCTCGCGCTTTTGATCTATTTGATGCGAATGGTGAAGGCGCTCCTGGACAACCCCGCTTTGTACTTGGAAAAATAT CTCCACGAACTCATTCCATCAGTTTCCACTTGTATCGTGTCAAAGCAACTTTGCATGCGTCCAGAACTCGACAACCATTGGGCCCTGCGAGACTTTGCTGCACGTCTCATGTGGCAAATATGCAAGAATTTCAATACGTCTACGAACAATCTGCAAACAAGAGTCACAAG AATATTCAGCACAGCCCTACAAAACGAAAAAACACCACTATCTTCCCTCTACGGTGCCATAGCCGGCCTTTCCGAGCTGGGCAGTGAAGTCATCAAAGTGTTTATCATTCCGAGGCTGAAATCGATTTCGGATCGGATCGAGTCCCACCTTCAAGGGACGGCGCTAAGTAATACGGACAAAATTGCTGCGGGTCATATACGAGCGATGTTGCAAAAATGCTGTGCGCCCGTGTTGAAAACGATAAGGAATCCACCGGATATTGTGGAGGAGTACAA ACGCGATTATGGTTTTCTGGGTCCAACTTTACATCAAGCTGTAGTGAAAGCACGCAATGCCCCGCAAGTTATTCCATCTACAAGCATCAATAGCATTTCTAATAACTCAGCTGTTACCATTGTTAATGCGCCTATAGCTGCTGCTGCCACTGCTTCAACTTTAAATCGAAATCAAGGTCCACTCATATCATCCAGAGCAGGCTCCAT TTCCGCGCAAACAATCAGCCCTCAAATTCAAAGGCAGGTGTCACAGACTCAAAATCAACCAGGCCAGCAACAGAAATATGTCATAGTTACACAAAGACCATCTACTCCACAGTCAG GACTACAACAGTCGCAAATGTCTTCAGGGTTGCAACAAAACGGAAGCAATCCTATCAAATTCCAACACAGCACATCGTTACAG GGCTCAGCATCGACAGTTTATTGCAATACTTCATCTGTGGAGCAAGTGGGACCTCCCGAGCTGGACGATTTGTCACATTTAGAGTGA
- the LOC119649895 gene encoding transcription initiation factor TFIID subunit 6 isoform X1, giving the protein MGDPDMLYGTTLSAESIKVIAESIGVGSLPDDGAKELAEDVSYKLKKIVQDAAKFMHHAKRSKLNIADIDAALKVRNIEPQYGFTSNDFIPFRFASGGGRELHFIEEKEIDLSEIIQGAPPKIPLEVTLRAHWLCVDGIQPTVPENPPPLSKESQALDSVNPVVKLEQGMTKDTAGKPATGKLHKLKNVETVHVKQLATHELSVEQQLYYKEITEACVGSDEPRRGEALQSLATDPGLHEMLPRMCTFIAEGVKVNVVQNNLALLIYLMRMVKALLDNPALYLEKYLHELIPSVSTCIVSKQLCMRPELDNHWALRDFAARLMWQICKNFNTSTNNLQTRVTRIFSTALQNEKTPLSSLYGAIAGLSELGSEVIKVFIIPRLKSISDRIESHLQGTALSNTDKIAAGHIRAMLQKCCAPVLKTIRNPPDIVEEYKRDYGFLGPTLHQAVVKARNAPQVIPSTSINSISNNSAVTIVNAPIAAAATASTLNRNQGPLISSRAGSIEFFSSAQTISPQIQRQVSQTQNQPGQQQKYVIVTQRPSTPQSGLQQSQMSSGLQQNGSNPIKFQHSTSLQGSASTVYCNTSSVEQVGPPELDDLSHLE; this is encoded by the exons ATGGGTGATCCTGACATGTTATACGGTACAACACTATCTGCAGAATCGATAAAAGTGATAGCTGAGAGCATTGGCGTTGGATCCTTACCAGATGATGGAGCCAAAGAACTAGCCGAGGATGTCTCATATAAACTAAAGAAAATTGTCCAAGACGCTGCTAAATTCATGCATCACGCGAAACGTTCAAAACTAAATATTGCTGATATCGATGCAGCGCTTAAGGTCCGTAATATCGAACCCCAGTACGGTTTCACCTCAAACGACTTCATCCCATTCCGATTCGCATCTGGTGGTGGCCGCGAACTGCACTTTATTGAAGAGAAGGAAATTGATTTGAGTGAAATCATCCAAGGAGCACCTCCGAAGATCCCTTTAGAAGTTACGCTACGTGCTCATTGGCTTTGTGTAGATGGCATTCAACCCACAGTGCCCGAAAACCCGCCACCTCTGTCGAAGGAGTCACAAGCTCTGGACTCTGTCAATCCAGTCGTGAAACTCGAACAAGGAATGACTAAGGATACGGCCGGCAAACCGGCGACCGGAAAGCTCCACAAATTGAAGAATGTGGAAACGGTTCATGTGAAACAGTTGGCGACACACGAACTTTCCGTCGAGCAACAGTTGTACTACAAGGAAATCACGGAAGCGTGCGTAGGGTCGGACGAGCCGCGAAGGGGCGAAGCACTGCAG TCACTGGCTACCGATCCGGGTCTGCACGAAATGCTGCCAAGAATGTGCACTTTTATCGCGGAAGGTGTGAAGGTGAACGTCGTGCAAAACAATCTCGCGCTTTTGATCTATTTGATGCGAATGGTGAAGGCGCTCCTGGACAACCCCGCTTTGTACTTGGAAAAATAT CTCCACGAACTCATTCCATCAGTTTCCACTTGTATCGTGTCAAAGCAACTTTGCATGCGTCCAGAACTCGACAACCATTGGGCCCTGCGAGACTTTGCTGCACGTCTCATGTGGCAAATATGCAAGAATTTCAATACGTCTACGAACAATCTGCAAACAAGAGTCACAAG AATATTCAGCACAGCCCTACAAAACGAAAAAACACCACTATCTTCCCTCTACGGTGCCATAGCCGGCCTTTCCGAGCTGGGCAGTGAAGTCATCAAAGTGTTTATCATTCCGAGGCTGAAATCGATTTCGGATCGGATCGAGTCCCACCTTCAAGGGACGGCGCTAAGTAATACGGACAAAATTGCTGCGGGTCATATACGAGCGATGTTGCAAAAATGCTGTGCGCCCGTGTTGAAAACGATAAGGAATCCACCGGATATTGTGGAGGAGTACAA ACGCGATTATGGTTTTCTGGGTCCAACTTTACATCAAGCTGTAGTGAAAGCACGCAATGCCCCGCAAGTTATTCCATCTACAAGCATCAATAGCATTTCTAATAACTCAGCTGTTACCATTGTTAATGCGCCTATAGCTGCTGCTGCCACTGCTTCAACTTTAAATCGAAATCAAGGTCCACTCATATCATCCAGAGCAGGCTCCAT TGAATTTTTCAGTTCCGCGCAAACAATCAGCCCTCAAATTCAAAGGCAGGTGTCACAGACTCAAAATCAACCAGGCCAGCAACAGAAATATGTCATAGTTACACAAAGACCATCTACTCCACAGTCAG GACTACAACAGTCGCAAATGTCTTCAGGGTTGCAACAAAACGGAAGCAATCCTATCAAATTCCAACACAGCACATCGTTACAG GGCTCAGCATCGACAGTTTATTGCAATACTTCATCTGTGGAGCAAGTGGGACCTCCCGAGCTGGACGATTTGTCACATTTAGAGTGA